A window of Corallococcus macrosporus DSM 14697 contains these coding sequences:
- a CDS encoding sigma-70 family RNA polymerase sigma factor: MAPPPTAVLRAGDPASDHALLQRVALGSPQAMQDVYARCGGRGFAIALRLLPTRADAEEVLQESFLEVWRRAREFDPDRGGLEGWVTTIVRTRAIDRLRAQGTVARVAEGASHQGPPVSAMPTAPDEAASQEESRARVQEALAQLPPEQREVVELAYFEGLSQREISERTGHPLGTVKTRARLALEKLGGLLDPP, translated from the coding sequence ATGGCGCCTCCCCCCACCGCTGTTCTCCGAGCAGGCGACCCGGCGTCAGACCATGCCCTGCTTCAGCGAGTGGCCCTGGGCAGTCCTCAGGCCATGCAGGACGTCTATGCCCGGTGCGGCGGGCGCGGCTTCGCCATCGCGTTGCGGCTGCTGCCGACGCGCGCGGACGCGGAGGAGGTGTTGCAGGAGTCCTTCCTGGAGGTCTGGCGGCGCGCGCGTGAGTTCGACCCGGACCGAGGGGGACTGGAGGGCTGGGTGACGACCATCGTGCGCACGCGCGCCATTGATCGGCTGCGCGCCCAGGGCACGGTGGCGCGCGTGGCGGAAGGCGCGTCACACCAGGGGCCGCCCGTCAGCGCCATGCCCACCGCGCCTGACGAAGCGGCGAGCCAGGAGGAGTCCCGCGCGCGGGTCCAGGAGGCCCTGGCGCAGCTCCCCCCGGAGCAGCGCGAGGTGGTGGAGCTGGCCTACTTCGAGGGGCTGTCACAGCGGGAGATCTCCGAGCGCACCGGGCACCCGCTGGGCACGGTGAAGACGCGCGCCCGGCTCGCCCTGGAGAAGCTGGGAGGGCTGCTGGACCCGCCGTGA
- a CDS encoding protocatechuate 3,4-dioxygenase, whose product MSRRRILKGMGMTLATLPLARLVMACGEGTDPIDESDAGSEADSGTGASAWATGGTAAMTLAASYPDPFAAGLGTACALTCEATLGPCYAATVERQDISEGEAGLPVRLAFRVVDENCEPIPGASVDIWHAGPGGLYSGEDASDFCTSGDADARAARWFRGVQTTDAEGRVSFDTCFPGWYSSRTIHIHFTVRVNGSEYVTSQLFFDDTLNDEIVNTQPLYDARGPRDTTNQDDTVISGDAVGDYLFQTERMADGAMLAWKTLVIRSSLSDARCAVPGGGGGPGGPGGPPPGGDGGMGPAPGLDGGTGAPP is encoded by the coding sequence ATGTCGCGCCGTCGGATTCTCAAGGGCATGGGAATGACGCTGGCCACCTTGCCACTCGCGCGTCTCGTCATGGCCTGTGGTGAGGGCACGGACCCCATTGATGAATCGGACGCCGGCTCGGAGGCGGATTCGGGGACGGGCGCCAGCGCGTGGGCCACGGGCGGCACCGCCGCGATGACGCTGGCGGCGTCCTATCCGGACCCGTTCGCGGCGGGCCTCGGGACGGCTTGCGCGCTCACGTGCGAGGCCACGCTGGGGCCCTGCTACGCCGCCACGGTGGAGCGGCAGGACATCAGCGAAGGCGAGGCCGGGCTGCCTGTCCGTCTGGCATTCCGGGTGGTGGACGAGAACTGCGAGCCCATCCCCGGCGCCAGCGTGGACATCTGGCACGCCGGGCCCGGCGGGCTGTATTCGGGCGAGGACGCGAGCGACTTCTGTACCTCGGGTGACGCGGACGCCCGCGCCGCGCGGTGGTTCCGAGGCGTGCAGACGACGGACGCCGAGGGCCGGGTGAGCTTCGATACGTGCTTCCCGGGCTGGTACAGCAGCCGCACCATCCACATCCACTTCACCGTGCGCGTGAACGGGAGCGAGTACGTCACCTCGCAGCTCTTCTTCGACGACACGCTGAATGACGAGATCGTCAACACCCAGCCGCTCTATGACGCGCGCGGGCCGCGGGACACGACGAACCAGGACGACACGGTCATCTCCGGCGACGCCGTGGGGGATTACCTGTTCCAGACCGAGCGCATGGCGGATGGCGCGATGCTGGCGTGGAAGACGCTGGTCATCCGCTCCTCCCTGTCGGATGCGCGGTGCGCGGTGCCAGGAGGGGGCGGTGGACCGGGCGGTCCCGGTGGACCGCCGCCGGGCGGTGACGGCGGGATGGGGCCTGCACCGGGACTCGACGGAGGCACGGGCGCGCCTCCCTGA
- a CDS encoding response regulator transcription factor: MGERILLVEDAPQLGAQIVEHLRGAGFEPAWWREGRVLAPGELPDVSLVVLDLMLPGTYGLDMLKSLRAFSEVPVLILSARNDTLDKVRALKLGADDYLTKPFWPEELIERVRARLRRPALQKPDAVVELGPLRLDLASHEVQVHGQPVELTRVEFALLAALARRPREAVTRQWLVDHVMDPEREGTERTLDVHVSRLRRKLGARHGVETVWGVGYRLVPGDGT, encoded by the coding sequence ATGGGAGAGCGCATCCTGCTCGTGGAGGACGCCCCGCAGCTCGGCGCGCAGATTGTCGAGCACCTGCGCGGCGCGGGCTTCGAGCCCGCGTGGTGGCGGGAGGGCCGCGTGCTGGCCCCCGGCGAGCTGCCCGACGTGAGCCTGGTCGTGCTGGACCTGATGCTCCCCGGCACCTACGGCCTGGACATGTTGAAGTCGCTGCGGGCCTTCTCGGAGGTGCCGGTGCTCATCCTCAGCGCTCGCAACGACACCCTGGACAAGGTGCGGGCGCTGAAGCTGGGCGCCGATGACTACCTGACGAAGCCGTTCTGGCCCGAGGAGCTCATTGAGCGGGTGCGGGCCCGGCTGCGCCGGCCGGCGTTGCAGAAGCCGGACGCCGTGGTGGAGCTGGGGCCGCTGCGCCTCGACCTCGCGTCCCACGAGGTCCAGGTCCATGGCCAGCCCGTGGAGTTGACGCGGGTGGAGTTCGCGCTGCTCGCGGCGCTGGCCCGCCGGCCGCGCGAGGCCGTGACGCGGCAGTGGCTGGTGGACCATGTGATGGATCCGGAGCGGGAGGGGACCGAGCGGACGCTGGATGTGCACGTGTCCCGGCTCCGGCGGAAGCTGGGCGCGCGGCATGGCGTGGAGACCGTCTGGGGCGTGGGCTACCGGCTCGTGCCGGGGGATGGAACGTGA